Sequence from the Muntiacus reevesi chromosome 17, mMunRee1.1, whole genome shotgun sequence genome:
aatTTGAAATTACATTATAAACACTTATACTTTAttctaaataaatcattttatgtaCTCTCAAAAAAATTCTCTTCCTACATTTCAGCATGCTTCTTCTGTTTCCTTCACGGACTTCTCTTCATCCACCTACACTTTATTACTACTGGTGTTCCCTAGAAGTCCATTATCAGCCTACTTCTTCCTCCCTACTGGGATAATGGCATCCACATTCATAGTTTTCTTTTCCATCACATGACCCCTTTGTTTATGACAATTACCTACCGCCCCCCAACCTGTCCTCCACCTGGATTCTTTATCTCAGTTGATACTACGTCATCTAAGGaagaaactttatttatttatttatttattagcaagaaactttaaaattatcCTGGTTGATGCTCTTTGCCTCCCCAGGACTGCCTGACTTTGGATGCTGGTCAGTCAGCAAGCTTTCCCATTCTAGCTGAATgtttctccctcccctttcctatCATCCTTATCCTAGTTCAGTCCCTCAGCCTCTCAATGAAGCATCATCAGCGCTGCCTTGTTAATCAGTCTTCCTGCCTCCACACAACCACTACAGTAATCTGTCTAAATGGGCAACCTGGCTCCTATGCTTGGAATTACTATTACCAACTATGGATATTCTGAAACTTGgataaagggtcagacacgagtagattaaaatattatattgctTAAACAAAAGGAAGCATAAATTCCTAgtgtttattgggcttccctggcggctcagatggtaaagaagttgCTTGTAATActgagaccagggttccatccctgggttgggaaaataccctgaagaagggagtggcaacccgctccagtattcttgcctggagagttccatggacagaggagctacagtccatgggattacaaagagtgggacacgactgagtgacactttcacttttcacagatcTTAAACAACTACAGAAAGCAAACTTACAAAAGAAATATTGTAGATGTTAACATTTAATGTGACAAATGAGCTTGTTTTGCTGAGACAAAATTGCCTCTGGAGGAATGAACATGATGCATATGGCCTGTCTATACCGGCAGTGGAAGGACTGTGAATCACTCTGGCTCTTTCTCCTACCTTGTGCGAAAACTTCCCTTGTACCGAGACCTTCTCTCGACCCTCctgcactgtttataatttaAGATTGCTTTATTCGTTTCTCATTAGCTCTTAACAATTAAGTAGTACGAGGCTCTCACTCCATAAACATGGGATAAGACTCTGTTAGAAGGTAGTCACCCACACGGATGCGGACTGTGCAATTAACTTTCTTTTTAGcttatcacagaaataaaaatagcacTTTAGAGTTTCTGAAAAGAATTCAGACTCGCTCCCTCAAAGCTCTGTCGCAGACTGTTTCGCCGCAGGCCCGCAGCCTCCGCTCCTGCCGGCCTCCGCTGCGCCGCTAGGTGGCAAGCGGCTCACCGACGCCCACCACCGCTCTTCCCAGACCTGTCACCGGGATCGGGTGACGTCACCCATCCCAGGCGATGATTGGCTATACCGACGGGGACAGGGGGCGGAGCCAGCGAGAAGAGAAAGCGTTGGGTACGGCGAGCGCAGCGTTCCTGAGGCGGTGCGCGCGCACTCGGGACCTCGCGCCGCTCTAGCGGCCGCTGGCAGAACTTCCGCCCGCCCGGGCCGGCAGACCCGATTCCTACGTAACGGGGGCGGTACCTGTCTAGAGGGGTCACTCTGACACGGGCCACACTGAGGGGAGGAGTCAGGTCGAGAGGAGGGGTCACAATGGCTGGTGGAGTCACTCTGAGAGGTGGGGTCTCGCTGGGCAGGAGGAACACACCTAGGAGGGTTGTCACTCCGAGGGGTTCTGGTACCCACTGGCGCTGGCGGGCGGTGTCATACTGAGCGGCCTCACGGGGAGAAGCCTCCGAAGGAAAGCGTTCCTTGAGGGGCGGGGTTTTGCTAAGGGGTGGGATCTTGCGCTTAGAGGGGCGTCTCTACAGGTGGAGTCCTCTCTTTTGAGAGAGAAGGGCATTCGGACGAAATAGTAAAAAGGAAGGTGCAGGCTGGGTGGTCGCTTGACGAGGCTCTGGAATCTGAACTTTATTCGAGGGAGGCGGGATGGATGAGGAGGCGGGGCCACACTTGGAACGGGCTGGCCGAGGGCTCGCTGCAGTCTCGGGGCATCACCACCCCCCGAGAAGGTAGAAAGTGTCAGGGAGTCCGGAGGTTTAAGGTGTAAAGGTCGAGACCTGGGAAATGGGCAGGCTGGGCCAGGGCGGAGGCTGGGAAGGTAGGTAGGTTGCTGGGCCACCTCCGATTGTGGCTGGGCCAAAAGGATCCATTTTTCAGCCCTGCGGGTCCTTTGAGCCCGGGAATCGCGCGGCTCCCTAAGCCGAGTTGTCAACCGCCACTGACccgaaggagggagaggagaaaggactCCCAGGGCAGTTAAAAGACATTTGAACTGCGCGTACGCAGCCCTTAATTCCCTTCAGTTATTCAGCTCAGGCCTGACCTCATTTGACCCCGACGCCCCAGACCCACTGGCCTAGGGCACAGTGGCTTCCGGTTGCCGGGTGCGCACCTGAGGGGGCGTGGCCGCTGCCCGGCGGCCAGGCTCGAAGGAGTTAATCGGAGGCCCGGCTCAGCCCCGCCCCCGGCAGGCCGCGGAGCCTGAGCCCCAGCGGCGAAGCGGCGcggccgccgcccgcccgcccgcccgcccgcctccgCCTGCGGGGAGCCGGCCCGCCTGCCCGCCGGCGCCCGGGAGCGCCACCTCCACCGCccggcccaggcccaggcccaggccctgcGCAGAGCGGAGCGGAGCGGCGTCCACCCGGGCCCAGCGAGCCGGCGAGGCGGGGGCGGGCCCAGGATCTTCGGCGAATCTTCTATTCTCTAGGGCAGGAGCGGGATCCCGGGCGCCCCTGATCCGTCTGGGCCCGCTCCCATGGCGAGCGCGGCCTGCCCGGGGCCCGGGGACCCTGCCATGTGAGGCAGGCCCCGGCCTGGGGGCCCGGCCATGGCCGGGGAACGGCCCCCACTACGGGGCCCTGGGCCCGGGCCTGGAGAGGCGCCGGGGGAGGGGCCCCCGGGGCCGGGGGGCGCGGGAGGAGGCCCGGGCCGGGGCCGCCCCTCCTCCTACCGGGCTCTCCGCAGCGCCGTGTCCAGCCTGGCACGCGTGGACGATTTCCACTGCGCCGAGAAGATCGGGGCCGGCTTCTTCTCTGAGGTCTACAAGGTAGGACCAGCAgagagggcagaggggcaggaccGAGCCTCAGACGCGAGGCTGGAACTAGGGGCCTGGACCCTGGCAGTCTTCCCGACCTGCGCGGGACTAGCCATCCGCTATCGCCCGCAGGTTCGGCACCGACAGTCAGGGCAAGTCATGGTGCTGAAAATGAACAGGCTCCCCAGTAACCGGGGAAACACGCTAAGGGAGGTGCAGCTGATGAACCGGCTTCGGCACCCCAACATCCTAAGGTGAGCGGGCCCCAGCCCCTTGCTGGGAAGCTtgctgggggggaggggagagatccCGCGGGAAAAGTGGGAACTGTGGAGAGGCCGAGGCTCTTACAGCCTACCCTGCtatctttcccattcttctcCAGGTTCATGGGGGTCTGCGTGCACCAAGGGCAGCTGCACGCTCTTACAGAGGTGAGGATGGGCCAAGAAGGCGGGGGACCCCCTCACCACCAAGGGGAGAGGGAGTCAGCGGACCCGTGCATCTGCAGAGGAGTAGTGGGAGGCGGCAGGAATCAGGGGAGGCTTCCCAGAACGTCCCTATAGGCAAACCACAAGTAAAAGGCATCAGCTGGTCCCATCCTTGGTACTCTTTAGAAGGGTGCTGTCCAACAACGTATCTTTCTgcagtgataaaaatgttctgtatctgtgCGGTCCAAAATCATAGCCACTCGCCACAAGTTGCTGAGGAGCACTGGAAATGTGACTAGTGTGACAGGAACTGAATGTTTAATTCTCTTTAaacttaataatttaaatttaaatagatgTACATGTATGGGTCAGGACAGCCTTAGGATATGAATGGTGGACCCTAGAGCACAGACTCGCCCTATTGACCTTTGTGATACTCCTGAGTGTCCCTAGGCTTAAAAGTGGGAGACCTAGAGAACAGACTGAAGCTTTGACATTcgttccccttctccccccatgTCCCAGTATATGAACGGGGGGACCCTGGAACAGCTGCTTAGCTCCCCTGAACCCCTATCCTGGCCTGTCAGGCTCCGCCTGGCTTTGGACATCGCCCGTGGCCTGCGGTACCTGCATGCCAAAGGGGTATTCCACCGAGACCTCACATCCAAGGTAGGCGGGCCAGGTGGGTGGAGGCGTGAAAGGGGATTTGGGATTCATTAGATTGTAACTAGCCCATGGATACTGGAAAGTGGATAACAGACAACATTAGGATGTTGGGGTAGCAAGACATTGGAGTATGGGGGAATGGGATGAGGGGGAGTGCTTTGAGGGACTGAGAACCATTCTGTTTAAACTGAGAGATAGGTGATGCTGCAAGATTGGGGAACATTGGAGAACTGGGAGATCAGAGAAGATGGGGTTATTCTGGAATGACAGGTCTTTGAGGTGCATAGTGGGAGATCAGAGAACAGAAGGTGATGGGTATGCGGGGATGCTATATGTATATGTCAGAACTGTCTGATCCGACGGGAAGACCGAGGCTTCACAGCTGTTGTGGGTGACTTCGGGCTGGCTGAAAAGATTCCTGTGTATAGGTGAGGTGAACTCCCCGTCCCCCTAAACCTCCCGGAAGGCCCTTATCTAAACAAAGCCCATAGGCACGTTTCCTTTGGGATGGGGAGTGGGCTGACCTCACCCCCTTTTGTTTGGGAAGGATGTTTGGATGGGATATTCCTGACCACTCTGCCCTTGTAGGGAAGGGGCAAGGAAGGAGCCTTTGGCTGTGGTGGGTTCCCCGTACTGGATGGCTCCAGAGGTGTTGCGAGGCGAGCTGTATGATGAGAAGGTAAGACGTCAACCCTTGAGGTCCCCAAGGCCTTCCAGAGACCCTGGAGATTCTCTTGTAAGGCCCCATCCCAAGTTCCTCAGCAGCTCTGCGAGATACTCAGAAGACCCAAGACCTTACCCCTCATATCCCCTCCAACACATGGCAACTGTCCAGACTCCCCCGGCTTCTGGCCTATTCTGACATGGCACTGTCAGCGCACCCCTGACGTTCTCTCCTGCCCCAGGCTGACGTCTTTGCCTTTGGGATTGTCCTCTGTGAGCTCATCGCCCGGGTCCCTGCAGACCCTGACTACCTGCCCCGGACCGAGGTGAGCGACATGCCCAGGTTTAAAAGGACGCCCTCCAGACTGGAGGGTTCCCAGAAGGGTGAGGCCCTAACTGGGGGCAGCAGGAAAACTGGAGGAAGGCTGACTCAGAGGCATCTCATCTCTGTCCCCACAGGACTTTGGGCTGGATGTGCCTGCTTTCAGGACCCTGGTAGGGGACGACTGCCCACTGCCTTTCCTGCTCCTGGCCATCCACTGCTGCAGTGTAAGAGCCTCACTCTCCGCTGCCCTCCACCCCCGCCAGCCCAGGGGATGGGAGGACCGCTCAGGGACACTCTTTTGGAGCTCTGAGTGAAGCTGTTTGTCTCTCCCTATCAGATGGAACCGCGCACTCGTGCTCCCTTCACTGAAATCACCCAGCACCTGGAGTGGATCCTGGAGCAGCTGCCtgagccagcctccctgccccgGGTCCCCCTGACACGCGGTCAGGGTAAGTGAGCACCACTGGAGTCCTTTTGCTCCTCTCTTCCTTAGAACTCGGAATTATCTGAGGAGACTACTTTATTAGTTGAGAAGGTTGGGGGCGGGAGTGCGGTGAGAGGACATCTCTAAGCAGATAGTTTTCTAATTCTAGAGCCTGAGGGAGGGGAACAAGGGAAGAAGAGGTACAGGAGGCTGGCGGGGACATCTCCCTCTTTCCAGAGCAcccttttctcagctctagtcccaccagcctcccagacagttTATGAGGCCCTCAGGGAACTCTGATGAGTGCTGAGAACAGTGACCACAGACTTCTCTGTCTACAGGATCTGTTCCAAGAGGGGGTCCCTCTGCCACACTCCCCAGGCCAGACCCCCGGCTCTCCCGAAGCCGGTCAGACCTCTTCCTGCCCCCATCGCCAGAATCACCCCCCAACTGGGGGGACTGTCTGACTCGAGTCAACCCCTTTTCACTACGGGAAGACCTCAGAGGCGGCAAGATCAAGCTCCTGGACACCCCCAGCAGGCCGGTGGCCCCTCTATCCCTTGTACCACCATCGCTACTGCCCTCCGCCCAGCTGCCCCTGGTGACCTCTCCGGAGACCTTGGTCCAGCCTGGGACACCTGCCCGCCGCTGCCGCTCGCTGCCGTCATCCCCTGAGCTGCCCCGACGGATGGAGACAGCGCTGCCGGGTCCTGGCCCTCCTGCTGTGGGCCCGTCAGCCGAAGAGCAGATGGAGTGTGAGGGCAGCAGCCCTGAGCCGGAACCCCCAAGACCGGCCCCGCAGCTGCCCCTGGCCATGGCCGTGGCCACAGACAACTTCATCAGCACCTGCTCTTCGGCCTCCCAGCCCTGGTCCCCTAGATCAGGGCCTCCCCTTAACAACAACCCCCCGGCGGTGGTGGTGAACTCCCCGCAAGGCTGGGCAGGGGAGCCCTGGAACCGGGCCCAGCACAGTCTGCCCCGCGCAGCAGCCCTAGAGCGGACAGAACCCTCGCCGCCCCCTTCAGCTCCGCGGGAGCCTGAGGAGGGGCTGCCCTGCCCCGGCTGCTGCCTCGGCCCCTTCAGCTTTGGCTTCCTGTCCATGTGCCCCCGCCCCGCGCCAGCTGTGGCCCGCTACCGCAACCTGAACTGTGAGGCGGGCAGTCTCCTCTGCCACCGAGGGCACCACGCCAAgccacccacccccagcctgcagcTGCCCGGGGCGCGCTCTTAGCAGTGGGGCCTGTGGTCTCTGGCCTCCACCCTGGCCTCCAGGATGCCCCGTGAGGACGGAGAGCACACGCTGGACCGCACCAGCCCTGGGCGGGCTGAGCAGCTCTTGCCCCGTACAGGGGAGGCTCAACATGGACGCAAGGAACAGAACATTTCCTTTTCAACCCCTGGGCTTGCTCTCCCGTGGGGATCACCGAACCAGACAACGCATTGCTGACTCACGAGACTAACACgtgcaaattatttaaaaatatttcaataaaactgccTGGCTGGCTCCGGGCTGCCCCCATCCGCTCAGCCCGTGCGCCCTCCCCACCCGTTCTACTGTGAGAGGTTTTGGAGTGGGGGGTGAAATCTCTTCTAGACGCGTCTTCCCTGTTCCCTGGGAACCGTCCAGTTTCTAGGACAGGATCTCCAGCAGGCTTGCCTAGAAATGCTGGGCCTGGGTCTGCCCTGTCTGGGCAGAGTGAAGACGCTGGAGGAAGGCAGCTCTTAGGACCCGCAGGCTACAGGTGAGGGCTGAAGGGCGCAGGCTCCTGTTGTTGAGTACCTGGAGGATTAAAGCATCAGTGAGCCCCACGGCTGACTGCCACTGAGATGCCCATCCAGCgcaccccacctcctccccagcaaCCTGGACAGCCTCATCGCCAGCCTCCCTTCAGTTCCAGGCCTTCCCTGCCCACCACTCCCTTCCATAAGCAGACCAAGCCCCTGGAGGCTGTGACATGGCTGCCGCCTCCAGGAACAAGTTTCCCCCTGTCCTCTGTGTGAGACCCTCTGCCCCAGGCTCCATGCCTCACTCCCATCCCCCACACTTACCCAGCTCAGTGCCAAGAGTGGTCCCCATCTGGAGACCTGAAAGCTGACATCTCACAGATGGAGGGAAGAGGTAACTGACACTCCGCTGTATCCATATCCATCCACTTGGTTTGTAGCTTGGGACATTTTATTCGACTGAGATACCCACTACCCCTAAAGGGTAGTGAAGTAGCACAGGGTTAAGCTCTGGCCCCTCCTATCCCATCCTCCCTTCTCTCGCCCTGCGCAAACCTAACCCAAGTCCTAACCCGCCCTGCCTGCTGTGTGTGAGAGAGGGTTCAGGGCCAGGCGTCTGGACTCCGACCCAAAGAGGCTGTAGGACCAAGGGAGGGGGAAAGTGCCCAAGTTTTCAAAGATGGAAACTTCAGTTAGGTCACTACCCTGCTTCAGTGTCCCTGGGGTTGGTCCTCTAAGTTACCCCAGTTACTTCCTTTCTCACTTCTCTGGGGCAACTCTGGTGCCCCAAGTGGCCTTGACTGAAAAAGTATAGCTTCAGTTTGGGCAGCCTTGTCAGCTGTAAAGTTAGAAGACCCGAGGTTCTTCATCAGCTGTGACCCCTAGCTAAATCCTCAACTTATCCTTCTGAGAGGAAGATGACATAGGTCCCaaactagtttttttttcttttttttttaagtaaagcatGTGCCAGGGACTGCTGGGTACTGGGGACAGAATACAGAACATGCCTGCCCTAAGAGTTATTAATCAAatagaagaaatggacacatgGGTGATTATAACATCAAAGGTTTTAAGAGGATGACCTGGCGGGAGAGTACATTACCATGTCTTTACGAAGAGATTATAGAGGATTTTTGTTGCCCCAAAGTCCTAACAAACTTACCAACGGAGTTTTGTATAATCAGTCTGCCAGAACCGATTTCTGGGATCAACCCAGTAGTCAGTTGAACCGCCTTGTGGCACCACCTTCCGTAAGTTTCTGATATAagtctgagaaatctgaatgaagGGAGATTAATAAGAGACCACAGGTGCGTGAGGAGTGATGGGAAATACTGGAACAGGGGGAGAGGGGGGTGTcaagaggaggggaaggaaataCTAGAGAGGCTATGAGCTTCAGCAAGAGGACTGTACCCAACCTTGGTGCATGACATCGTCTCATCGGTGACCATCCCTGCCCCCTTCAAGTGCCACCCTGCAGATACAAGCTGACCCCTCATtacacgtgcatgcatgcatacccaCACGCACGTGCTGGGTAAGAATTTCCGTCAGCCTGTGAAGAGTCATTCTGTGGACGGTTCTTGTCACAAGGAGCCATTCCCTACAATCCAGCGCACCATGTATGGAACCTGTCTGCCTGGGAGACCATGAAAGTCAAAGAACCTGGTGAGCAGCCCAGAACTGACCAAAAAGCTGAGATGCAAAACAGGTTAAAGTAAAGGTGGCTTGCAAGTTTCAACTCTCATGCCAGCCCTAATCAGTAGGTAGGGCCACCTGGAGCCCTGTGCTGAGAGGCTGCACAGAAAAGGGATGCAACGCCCTGGGCGCACTGCCATCCTTGACTCGATGACATATGTCCCTTTACCCAACAGTACCCACCACAGTCTTTGAATAGGGATTCGCTTACTGTATTTAGTTGAGAACTGTCGCTGGTTTTGGCCAAATCAGAGGACAGAGATTTACAATGGCTTTGGCTTTCCGACCAAGATCTCTTAGTAACTGAGATGTAAAAGCAGCTCCTCTCATTCTGTATCCATCCCAAGGGACAGCAGGAATCTAAAAAGCAGAAAGAGTGTGACAGCACTGCACTGCCCAGACCCAGGAGAGGGATCTCAACACTCAGCAGTCTGGTTGCTAACAATATTCCCCGGAGTGGAACCTCAGTCCTTCACTGACTTCTGGTCCTTAAACTTTGCAATCTTTGTTCCTTCGACTACCCTGGAAATGCCATTCCTGCGCATACTTAGTGAAAGCCTTTAACATTCAACAGTTTTACTCCTTAAAACCTAGaaggtttgcatttccctggtggcacagtggataagaacctgcctgccagtgcaggggacataggctcaatccctggtctgggaagattctgcatgccacagagcaactaagcccgtgccctAGAGCCCCAAAGCCCTgagcccacaactactgagcccgcgtgctgcaactactgaagcctgagcatgcccagagcccatgccctgcaacaagagaagacactgcaaagagaagcttgtgcaccacaatAAAGAGCAACCCCGGTCTCTGCAACTAGAGCAAGCCCGCACAGCAAcgtagacccagcacagccaaaaagcaaCCAATCAATTTGTTTCTTCAGTTCTGGGAGGCTTATTTGAAAAGGGCTGGTGGTGCTATCCCCAATTTCTGAACAATTGCAGTCTACCCCCCATTATCGTTAACCTTACCTGGGTCCCCAATAAACAAGTGATCAATGGGCCTCCCATTCATCTCATTGCCTCATTAGCTCCCTAACACATTCCCCAGCGCATATGCAAAACTTCTCCTCATTCCTCAAGCTGCTAGCCACTAGCTTCCCCTCCAAGTCTTCCACAAGTTGACAACCTTGCTTCCTGCTTTGTTGAAGTTGTCAGACACTTGACATGTGAACTCTCTCCATATTCCTCCCCTCCATCTCAAAATtagtctcttttctctcttcctgactATTGGTCAGAAATAAACCTCCCTCTTTCTTTAACATCCCACAGCCCAGTCTGTGCTCCTGATCATAGCCCACCTCTCTCTGCTGCTTTGTCCCATCCATCCTACCTCCCCAAAAATCATTCCTTCCCCTCCAATTCCCTCTCTTCTGGCCGTATTTTCTCATCCCCATCCAGCTACTCCCTTGAGTTACTGTCCTACAGCAACTTAAAGGGATAGAGAAGTCGGTGTGGCCAAATGAATGAGGGTGAGGGGATGAGCAGCACACTAAAAGGTAGGTAGGGGCCGTGGGGACCAGattgagaattttttatttttagattatgaGCAAGAGAAAGTCAATGTAAGGTTTTACATTGAGGCGTTTTGTTCTCTGGCTGTATCCCAAGTGCCTGGGAACAGTGCTGGACACAGAGTATGTATTCCATAACTTTTGATGTAATTAATTAACTGAC
This genomic interval carries:
- the TESK1 gene encoding dual specificity testis-specific protein kinase 1, producing the protein MAGERPPLRGPGPGPGEAPGEGPPGPGGAGGGPGRGRPSSYRALRSAVSSLARVDDFHCAEKIGAGFFSEVYKVRHRQSGQVMVLKMNRLPSNRGNTLREVQLMNRLRHPNILRFMGVCVHQGQLHALTEYMNGGTLEQLLSSPEPLSWPVRLRLALDIARGLRYLHAKGVFHRDLTSKNCLIRREDRGFTAVVGDFGLAEKIPVYREGARKEPLAVVGSPYWMAPEVLRGELYDEKADVFAFGIVLCELIARVPADPDYLPRTEDFGLDVPAFRTLVGDDCPLPFLLLAIHCCSMEPRTRAPFTEITQHLEWILEQLPEPASLPRVPLTRGQGSVPRGGPSATLPRPDPRLSRSRSDLFLPPSPESPPNWGDCLTRVNPFSLREDLRGGKIKLLDTPSRPVAPLSLVPPSLLPSAQLPLVTSPETLVQPGTPARRCRSLPSSPELPRRMETALPGPGPPAVGPSAEEQMECEGSSPEPEPPRPAPQLPLAMAVATDNFISTCSSASQPWSPRSGPPLNNNPPAVVVNSPQGWAGEPWNRAQHSLPRAAALERTEPSPPPSAPREPEEGLPCPGCCLGPFSFGFLSMCPRPAPAVARYRNLNCEAGSLLCHRGHHAKPPTPSLQLPGARS